gcaagcccggtatttttctgttttgggcctcacaaaagggtactggcaggtgcccttaacggaggctgccaaagagaaaactgcctactGTACATCTCGCCTGagtggctgtatcaatataaggtcttaacctttggtctgcatggcacccccgcctcttttcagcgactaatagacatcgtgcttcgtccacatcgtcggtacgctttggctcacctggacgatattgttatccacagtactgactgggaaagtcacttacccaaagtgcaggctgtagtggaaagctggcctaaccgctaacccaaaaaaagtgcgatagggttagaagagactaagtacctggggtatatcattgggcacggagtcatcaaaccccaagtgaacaaaatagaggcaatacggaattcggaattggccccgacctgtcacccacTAGGCCAAATAAAGTAAGCTCCTGGGAATGGTGGCCTATTAAataaggtttgttccccactttgctactctagccgcgccttGACAGGCACTCTTGaaaggacacaagtcaatgatagtTCGCTGGATGATCCGGCAGAGGAGGGCTTTCTctactttgaagtcggccctgtgcgggtccccggttttggtgacgcccgacttcaaaagggagtttatagtgcagaccgatgcctccgaagcaggcctcagtgctgtactgtctcaggaagtcaacggggaggagcatcctgttgtcttcctcagccgtcagCTCACCCCAGCCAAAACCTGGTTTAGTATAGtgcagagagagtgcctggctatcaagtaggcactcgagtctctctgctattatttattggggagaaaattccgcctggtgacagaaatgcccgggtaacCGCAGTTAGTTGTTCTCTCTCTACAAAATTTTAAgttttcagtggaacacagggaaggccggttacagggaaacgcggatgccctgtctcgggtacactgtctggcatatGTTTAGCCCTTAAGGGTTGAAGAAAGGGGGGGTATGTAACGCAGTgataggttttgtctgggaaaacaggtattttcctcctagcatgtgctgctgggctgatttacagccaggtgaggtcaaataccggataggattttaagtgccggtccggtctgggctcagaagccgtgtctgtgttgggatctgggacccTTGTGTGTGGATGAagacttgctacctgtttggcgggaaaacaggttggtgctgctatggtcaaggactctttgaggcagaattgccgcatggtgtgaattacgacAAACACCGCAAGATGACTTTTTGTtttattatgactgcttgttttgtcacttgcctaaagtatgaataaaacactgaactgtttgatccaaagaacttattGTTGCCTCTATAGTGCGTCCACTAATCCTGTctgccagagcgaaaccccacacatgTTGGAGCCTATTCTTGCATGTATGCTTTATATAGATAAAGCTTCTTATGTAATTAGTTACATAGACAAAATTACCCAATTTATGTATTAATGAAGCGTTCTTGCATTTTAGGAGATGAGCTTCTTGGGGCCACTATATATTTCGATAACCTACACAAAGCAGAAGTACTTAACATTTTGAAAGCTGCAGAGCCTTACAAAACTAGTGTCCAGCTGCATACAAAAAACGAAGCACCGCTCTCTCCAGTCAGTCCATTCTCTCTAAAAACAGATAAGATGGTGAGTAAGCCTCCATTGATCAATTATACTACAGTAAACTAGTTCCACAGGAGTGAAACTAATAATAATTTTCATTTTATAGGCTGTGAATACTTTGGCATATGATGAAATCTTCAACAGCAAGATTCGCAGATACCTTAAAGGTTCAGTCTCTATGCAAGATTTGTCCCAACAAGGCACTAGAGAAGGGCAACGGAAATCACCAATGACAAACGACAAAATGACTGCATTTGGCTCATCCATGCAGATGTCTGGAATTACATATCCGGAGCTCAATGCTCCAAATGTATATGGGCAAATCAATGATGTACAGATCAAAGCACCAAGAATCAATGTTAAAGGTTCagcagttaaagggagtcttccAGATTATCAAATGTCCTCTGTTAATGTTTCAGTGCCAAAAATAAATACCCCTAATATAGATACAGATTTTAAAGCACCTTCATTTAACATGTCACAGGCACAGAACGGTGTTCCAAATGTTGATGTGAATCTGAAAGCTCCAAATGTGGAGTTTCCTGGTGCAGCAGTAGATGGTAAAACAAAATTTTCAGGAATGGATCTCACCACACCAAGTATCTCAGGTAAAGGGAATATCTCCGATGTAAGCTATGGTTCTACAAATATAAAAGGGCCCAAGTTTAAAGTACCCTCACTAAACCTTTTCCATTCTAAAAAGTCTGATCAGGATGTGGATTTTAATGTTCCAAACATATCAGGATCTGTCAAAGTTCCTGAACTTGATGATGGTTTCCCAAATGTCCAAGGTCCTAACTTGAATGTGACTCTGCCTAAAGCAGATATACAAGGCCCTAAATTCAAAAATCCAAAGGTAAATGTTGACTTTCCAAAAATCAAAGGTCCAGAAATGAATGTAAACATCCCCAAAACTAGCATTGAATCTTCACAAATCAAGGCACCAGAACTTAATGTAGATCTTCCTAAAATGGATATGAAAGTAGGAAAATTTCCTGATGTCAGCATTGATGTTCCTAAAGCGGACATAAACATTCCAAAGGTGAAAGCACCAGAGGTAAATGTGGACCTTCCTAAAGCTGATTTTCATGTTCCAAAACTTAAAGGTCCAGACATGAATATTCAGTTTCCTAAAACTGATGCAAAAGTTCCCAAACTAAATGGCCCAGATCTCAACGTTAATATCCCCGATATCAGTTTAAATAGCCCTCAACTTAAAGGACCTGAAATTAATGTGGACCTACCAAAGGGTGGTATTAAGGGCCCCAAATTTCCTGATATGAAAATTGATATACCAAAACCTAACATAAACTTACCAAAGATGAAAGGCCCAGAGCTAAATGTTGATCTGCACAAACCAGATTTACATTTGCCAAAGCTGAAGGGTCCAAATGTTAACATAGACCTTCCTAAAGCTGATATCAAAGCACCAAAACTTAAAGGTCCAGATGTTGACATTCCCAGTGCTTCTTTCAAAGTTCCTGATGCTGATCTTGGAATTCCTAAATTCAAGGGACCAGAGATGAATATTGATCTTCCTAAAGCCGATATCAAATTTCCAAAATTTAAAGGTCCAGAAGTAAACATGGACATTCCAAAGGCAGATTTAAACATCCCAAAATTTCAGGGTCCAGATGTGAATGTTGACCTACCTACTTCTGACATAAAACCCCCCAAAATGAAAATTCCAGATGTAAATCTTGATTTACCGAAATTAGACATGAAAGTTCCAAAACTAAAATTTCCAGGCGTAGATTTAAATCCTCCAGAATTAAAAGGTTCAGAAGTCAATGTGGATCTTCCTAAAGCAGACTTAAAAGCACCTAAATTAAAGGCTCCAGAGCTCAATGTTGATCTTCCTAAATTAGATGTGAAAACTTCCGAATTTAAAGGCCCCGAAGTTAATGTTGACATGCCTAAAGGTGCAATAAAATTTCCATCACCAAAGACTCCAGATGTTAACCTTGAAGTTCCAAAACTAGAAACAAAATCTAAATTTAAGATGCCTTCTTTCAACTTATTTAGCAAAAAGGAATGCCTGATGCTGActtaattttaaaacccacaagtCAAAACTGGAACTGTGAATGCAGATCTTAAGGCCCCCAGCCTTGATGTAAATGCTCCTAATGTAAATGTTTCAGTTCCAAAAATAAAGGGAGATCTGACTGGCCCAGATGCAAATATTGATTTTCCGGATGTAGATATGAAAGGTCCTAAATTTAATTTGCCCTCTTTCAATATTAAGGGTCCTAAGAATAAATTACCTTCACTTGAAATGTCTGGGCCAAACATTCAGACTCCTGATGTAGGTGTTGATACATCCTTTTCGGCTCCTAAAGTAGATTAAATGCACCACACAGTCAACCTAAAAGGTCCTGATGCAGATTTAAGTGCTcctaagtttaaaaaaacacatttacctTCCCTTCTTTTCAAATGAAGAGCCCAAATATAAAAACACCTGATTTAAAAGTGGATGGGTCTTTAAGAAGTCCACAATTAGATGTTAATTCCCCTGATATTGATGTTAAAGTACCAGATGCAAACATAAATCCCCCTAAATTTAAATTGCCCTCATTTAAAATGCCTTCATTCCAAATGTCTGGTCCTAAGGTTGAAGCCCCCTAATTTAGAAGTTGGTGGGTCTCAAAAACCTCCACAAGTTGAAGTAAATGCACCCAATATCAATGTTAAAAGGTCCAGATGCACAGGTTAAAAACTCCCACATTAAAATGCCAAATGTTAAATATTGTCAGGCCCACAGTTAGAACACCTGATGTAGAAGTTGGTGGTTCCTTAAACACATCCAAAAGGTAGATTTGATGGCCCCAAACTTGATTATGAAAGCTCCTGATGCAAAGATGAATACTTCAAAATTTAAAATGCCATCATTTCAATTGCCTTCATTCCAAACGTCTGGTCCAAAGATTGAAACTCCTGATTTAAAAATTGATGGGTCATTAAAGTCTCCAAATATGGACATgaacacaccaaatattgatgcaAAAGGTCCAGAAATACAGTTAAAAGctccaaactttaaaatgccttcATTCCAAATGACAAGCCCAAATGTGCAAGCACCTGATATAGAAGCTGGTGGCTCTTTAAATGTACCAAAAATTGATATAAATGTTCCACAGGTTGATGTGAAAGGACCAGATGCACAAATGAaagaccaaaaatataaaatgcCTTCGTTCCAACTCAAAGGCCCAAATTTTAAAACTCCAGATGCACAACTAGATGGCTCATTTCAAACTCCTCAAGTAGGAATAAATACTCCTGAAGTAAATTTGAAAGGTAAAGAGCAGAAAATTAGCCCACCCAAATTTAAAAAACCCACATTTAATATGTCAGGAGGTAATATTGATGGACTTGAGTTACAAAGCAACCACGCATTGAAGACAAAGAATCAAAATTTAAGTTTCCAACT
The sequence above is a segment of the Bufo bufo chromosome 4, aBufBuf1.1, whole genome shotgun sequence genome. Coding sequences within it:
- the LOC120998763 gene encoding neuroblast differentiation-associated protein AHNAK-like; the protein is MTMECCCAGIKHNDPIASSLGLKEGDELLGATIYFDNLHKAEVLNILKAAEPYKTSVQLHTKNEAPLSPVSPFSLKTDKMAVNTLAYDEIFNSKIRRYLKGSVSMQDLSQQGTREGQRKSPMTNDKMTAFGSSMQMSGITYPELNAPNVYGQINDVQIKAPRINVKGSAVKGSLPDYQMSSVNVSVPKINTPNIDTDFKAPSFNMSQAQNGVPNVDVNLKAPNVEFPGAAVDGKTKFSGMDLTTPSISGKGNISDVSYGSTNIKGPKFKVPSLNLFHSKKSDQDVDFNVPNISGSVKVPELDDGFPNVQGPNLNVTLPKADIQGPKFKNPKVNVDFPKIKGPEMNVNIPKTSIESSQIKAPELNVDLPKMDMKVGKFPDVSIDVPKADINIPKVKAPEVNVDLPKADFHVPKLKGPDMNIQFPKTDAKVPKLNGPDLNVNIPDISLNSPQLKGPEINVDLPKGGIKGPKFPDMKIDIPKPNINLPKMKGPELNVDLHKPDLHLPKLKGPNVNIDLPKADIKAPKLKGPDVDIPSASFKVPDADLGIPKFKGPEMNIDLPKADIKFPKFKGPEVNMDIPKADLNIPKFQGPDVNVDLPTSDIKPPKMKIPDVNLDLPKLDMKVPKLKFPGVDLNPPELKGSEVNVDLPKADLKAPKLKAPELNVDLPKLDVKTSEFKGPEVNVDMPKGAIKFPSPKTPDVNLEVPKLETKSKFKMPSFNLFSKKECLMLT